A single Thermovirga sp. DNA region contains:
- a CDS encoding competence protein ComEA, producing the protein MEVSHTRRGLLFLAGGVACLVLAGFLVSLFTGKWDKNPSGQVAGPAPVSTMGAVQPSGDTPGQTFSGEKILEDQWVIYITGAVMRPGVYRLPGGTRVYHAVDQAGGLSAEADPEAFNMALILSDGMHVHVPREGDAPGQPPGYQGGGFPGSDFGPIDINKAGAAALESLPGIGPKLAGEIIRHREERGRFSSVEDLLSVKGIGEKKLSAIRDLVTVSP; encoded by the coding sequence ATGGAGGTCTCACATACCAGGCGAGGATTGCTCTTCCTGGCAGGCGGGGTTGCGTGCCTGGTATTGGCGGGGTTTCTCGTTTCACTATTCACGGGTAAATGGGATAAAAACCCCTCGGGCCAGGTGGCGGGACCGGCCCCCGTCTCAACGATGGGGGCGGTCCAGCCCTCGGGGGATACTCCCGGGCAGACCTTCTCCGGGGAAAAGATCCTGGAAGACCAATGGGTAATTTATATCACGGGGGCCGTCATGAGGCCTGGTGTCTACAGGCTCCCCGGTGGGACCAGGGTTTACCACGCGGTCGATCAGGCGGGGGGGCTCAGCGCGGAAGCCGATCCGGAAGCCTTCAACATGGCCCTGATCCTTTCTGACGGTATGCACGTTCATGTGCCCCGCGAGGGCGATGCTCCGGGCCAGCCCCCTGGATACCAGGGTGGCGGCTTCCCGGGGTCCGACTTTGGCCCCATCGATATAAACAAGGCCGGCGCGGCGGCCCTCGAGTCTCTTCCCGGCATCGGCCCCAAACTCGCCGGTGAGATCATCAGGCATAGAGAGGAGCGGGGAAGATTTTCCAGCGTGGAGGATCTCCTTTCAGTGAAGGGAATAGGGGAAAAGAAGCTTTCGGCGATCAGGGATCTGGTAACGGTATCCCCCTAG
- a CDS encoding ComEC/Rec2 family competence protein yields the protein MARAPAFVALAANCLLLFLDAKGIPLAVSLVAALLAGMFIVLAGSVERIPPDGMAVFLLVALFTLAGSVILIPRVHRGEFDPFQVSSTGTVLYERPWGRGRVVLVDTPGGKYVVHLPPSSLFREGDRVKIDGVAAPLEKAEKEGDFDEARFWKSRGAVGKIRRPGIQLTGEGGAGILGLRRNLKDRILMNLPPLMRGHLLAALLGGRDPDLAERHSTWGTSHILAVSGLHTGMVTLVIFLLIPPGPFRIPVASLVMWIYILCAGASASALRAGLMIQSGFVGKWLGRPSSTLNAVSVAGLFLLFWRPWFFWDLGWRLSMTAALVLSCLFSGGGKGSRVAAPIVLWLATAGMVTGVFGFVPVAGMAINFLAVPVFTLLLPLAFFLALPSLAGIPGGWLLAQAGEGLFSAWGGFADLAASLMPWEAPYSGVLALSGMALTAYMVLAGLGFRRVRAALFAVSIALFLALL from the coding sequence TTGGCCAGGGCTCCGGCCTTCGTGGCCCTGGCGGCCAACTGTCTTCTGCTCTTCCTTGACGCAAAGGGGATCCCCCTTGCCGTTTCACTCGTTGCGGCCCTTTTAGCCGGGATGTTCATTGTCCTGGCAGGTTCCGTCGAAAGGATACCGCCGGACGGCATGGCGGTCTTCCTTTTGGTGGCCCTTTTCACCCTTGCCGGCTCGGTCATTCTCATCCCACGCGTTCACCGGGGAGAATTTGACCCCTTTCAGGTTTCTTCCACGGGAACGGTGCTTTATGAAAGACCATGGGGAAGGGGAAGGGTAGTACTCGTCGATACTCCCGGAGGAAAATACGTGGTGCACCTGCCACCCTCCTCGCTTTTCAGGGAGGGAGATCGTGTTAAGATCGATGGAGTGGCCGCGCCGTTGGAAAAGGCGGAAAAAGAAGGAGATTTCGACGAAGCCCGGTTCTGGAAGTCCAGGGGAGCCGTCGGCAAGATAAGACGCCCCGGCATCCAATTGACCGGTGAGGGTGGGGCGGGGATCCTCGGACTTAGAAGGAACTTGAAAGATAGGATACTCATGAACTTGCCCCCGCTGATGAGGGGCCATCTCCTCGCAGCTCTCCTCGGCGGCAGGGATCCCGATTTGGCGGAGAGGCACTCCACGTGGGGCACATCCCATATCCTGGCGGTCTCGGGTCTTCATACGGGGATGGTGACCCTGGTGATCTTCCTTCTCATTCCCCCGGGTCCCTTTAGGATTCCTGTGGCATCGCTGGTTATGTGGATTTATATCCTTTGCGCGGGAGCCTCGGCCAGCGCCCTGCGAGCCGGGTTGATGATCCAGTCCGGTTTCGTTGGAAAATGGCTGGGAAGGCCTTCCTCGACCCTGAACGCCGTTTCCGTGGCGGGGTTGTTCCTCCTTTTCTGGCGTCCCTGGTTCTTCTGGGACCTGGGATGGAGGTTGTCGATGACGGCGGCGCTGGTCCTTTCATGTCTTTTCAGCGGAGGGGGAAAAGGGAGCCGGGTGGCAGCACCGATCGTACTTTGGTTGGCTACGGCGGGGATGGTCACTGGAGTATTCGGTTTCGTGCCGGTCGCGGGCATGGCCATCAATTTCCTGGCCGTGCCGGTTTTCACCCTTCTTCTGCCTCTGGCTTTTTTCCTCGCCCTTCCTTCCCTGGCGGGGATACCGGGAGGCTGGCTCCTGGCCCAAGCGGGGGAAGGTCTTTTTTCCGCCTGGGGCGGATTTGCGGATCTGGCAGCTTCCTTGATGCCCTGGGAGGCTCCTTATTCGGGGGTACTAGCTCTTTCAGGGATGGCCCTGACGGCCTACATGGTCTTGGCCGGCTTGGGTTTTCGCAGAGTCCGGGCGGCCCTTTTCGCTGTCTCTATCGCCCTATTCCTGGCTTTGCTATAG
- a CDS encoding type III pantothenate kinase, with protein MLLVVDIGNTNTVIGICDGKELVQRWRLVSARHTSDELGICLFNLLTLAGIRPADITGAALCSVVPPLDAPWEECVRRFLSVECLKVTNLSDIGIPVLYDHISEVGADRLVNAVAGIDLFGCPLLIVDFGTAITIDALSSRGEYLGGSIAPGLMVSMEALFGKAAKLPKVSFDLPESVIGRNTRDSMQSGFLYGFAGMVDSLVERIRKELGEEVKVIATGGQAEVIAPISSAISAVEPWLTLKGLRLIYERVRGVI; from the coding sequence ATGCTCCTGGTCGTCGATATCGGGAACACGAACACGGTCATCGGAATCTGCGACGGAAAGGAACTGGTCCAGCGCTGGAGGCTCGTCTCCGCGAGGCACACTTCCGATGAACTGGGGATATGCCTTTTCAACCTGTTGACCCTTGCCGGGATCAGGCCTGCTGATATTACCGGGGCCGCCCTTTGCAGCGTGGTCCCCCCCCTCGACGCTCCCTGGGAGGAGTGCGTCCGGCGCTTCCTATCGGTGGAATGCCTCAAAGTCACAAATCTTTCCGATATCGGCATTCCCGTTTTATACGATCATATCTCGGAAGTGGGCGCCGACCGGCTTGTCAATGCCGTTGCAGGCATAGACCTTTTCGGGTGCCCCCTTCTCATCGTCGACTTCGGCACGGCTATCACCATCGATGCCCTATCGTCCCGCGGGGAATACCTTGGAGGTTCCATCGCGCCGGGACTGATGGTCAGCATGGAGGCCCTGTTCGGCAAGGCGGCGAAGTTGCCCAAGGTTTCCTTTGACTTGCCCGAAAGCGTGATAGGGAGGAACACGAGGGATTCCATGCAGTCCGGCTTCCTTTACGGTTTCGCCGGGATGGTGGATTCCCTGGTAGAAAGGATCAGGAAAGAACTGGGCGAAGAAGTCAAAGTTATCGCCACCGGCGGCCAGGCCGAAGTCATAGCGCCGATATCGAGCGCCATAAGCGCCGTGGAACCCTGGCTTACCCTCAAGGGTCTCAGGCTGATCTACGAGAGGGTAAGAGGAGTGATCTGA